The DNA segment CTCCACCTGCGTCTTCAGCGTCCGGGCCAGGATCTCCTGGCTGGCCAGGTCGACGCCGGCCATCGGCTCGTCCATGATCAGCAGTTCGGGGCGGGCGACGAGCGCGCGGGCGATCAGCACGCGCTGGTGCTGGCCCCCGGACAGGGCGTTCACCGAGTCCCTGGCCCGGTCCGCCATGCCGACGTGCTCCAGGGCCTCGCGCACGGCGTCCCGGTCGGCCCTGCGGAAGGGGCCGAAGCGGGTGCGGGCGAGCCGGCCGGAGGAGACGATCTCGGTGACGGTCGCCGGGACACCGCCCGCGGCCGTGGTGCGCTGCGGTACGTAGCCCACCCGGGACCAGTCGCGGAAGGCGCGCCGGGGGGTGCCGAACAGCTCGATGGCGCCGTCGGCGAGGGGGACCTGGCCGATGATCGTACGGATCGCCGTGGACTTGCCGGAGCCGTTGGCCCCGAGCAGGGCGACGACCTCGCCGCTCCCGACGGTCAGATCGATGCCGCGCAGCACCGGGCGGCCGCCGAGGTCGGCCCGTACACCGCGCAGGGATATGACGGGTTCGCCGTGCGTCTCCATGCTGACTCCTGTCACTTGGTGCCCAGCGCCTTCTGGAGCGCCTTGAGATTGGCGTTCTGGACGGAGAAGTAGTCCTTGCCGCGGGACTTGCCCGTGATCCCCTCGATCGGGTCGAGGACATCGGTCTTCAGGTCCGCGTCGTGCGCGATGGTCTTCGCGGTCTTGTCGCTGACGAGCGTCTCGTAGAAGACGGTCGAGACGTGGTCGGCCTTCGCCAGCCGCTCCAGGTCCCGCACGCGTGCGGCGCTCGGCTCCGAGTCGGGGTCGAGGCCGTTGATCGCCTCCTCGGTGAGGCCGTAGCGCTCGGCGAGGTAGCCGAAGGCGGCGTGGGTGGTGATGAAGACCTTGGACTCGGTGTGCGCGAGGCCGGTGCGGAAGCGCCGGTCCAGGTCACCGAGCTGCCCGACCAGGGCCGCGGTGTTCTTCCGGTAGTCGGCCGCGTGCCGGGGGTCGGCCTTCTCCAGGGCCTTGCCGACGCCCTGGGCGACCTGGGCGTAGCGCACCGGATCGAGCCAGATGTGCGGGTCCCGGCCCGCGGACTCCTCGCCCTTGCCGGTGTCGTGCGCGGCCGCGTGCCCGCCGACCTCGTTGCCGTGCGCCTCCATGGAGACCAGGGAGGCGGCGTCGACCTTCGTCCTCACCGAGGACTGCGCGACCGCGGCGTCCACGGAGGGCTGGAGGTTCTTGAGATAGAGGACGGCGTCGGCGTCGTCGATCGCCGCGATCTGCTTGGGGCTGATCTCCAGGTCGTGCGGCTCCTGGCCGGGGGTGGTGAGACTGGTGACGTGGACGTGGTCGCCGCCGATCCGCTCGGCGAGGAAGGACATCGGATAGAAGGACGCGATGACGTCGAGCCTGCCGTCACCGGTCGCCGCCGTGCCGCTCCCGGAGCAGCCGGAGAGGGTGCCGAGGCCGAGGGCGGTGACGGCGGTCAGGGCGGCGGCGGGTATGAGGCGTCCACGTATGTTCATGACAGTCATTTTCAACAAAAATGGAAACCGTTGTCAACAAGCCGCCCGAGATGCCCCCGAGGTGCCCGTATACCGGGGCCGATTTGGTTGTGGGGGAGCCTGCGCCGGTAACCTGAAGCATTCGCTGGAAGCATCTCGCTTCAACGCCCGTCGTCGTAATGAAGAGAGCACCGTGGCCGCCGACAAGATCGACACCATCGTCAGCCTGAGCAAGCGCCGTGGCTTCGTTTTCCCGTGCAGTGAGATCTACGGCGGTCAGCGTGCCGCCTGGGACTACGGACCGCTGGGTGTCGAGCTCAAGGAGAACATCAAGCGCCAGTGGTGGCGCTACATGGTGACGTCCCGCGAGGACGTGGTCGGTATCGACTCGTCCGTCATCCTGGCCCCCGAGGTCTGGGTCGCGTCCGGCCACGTCGCCACCTTCACGGACCCGCTGACCGAGTGCACCGCGTGCCACAAGCGGTTCCGTGCCGACCACCTCGAAGAGTCCTACGAGGAGAAGAAGGGCCACGCCCCGGCGAACGGCCTGGCCGACATCAACTGCCCGAACTGCGGCAACAAGGGCCAGTTCACCGAGCCCAAGCAGTTCTCCGGCCTGCTGTCCACGCACCTCGGCCCGACCCAGGACTCCGGCTCGGTCGCCTACCTGCGCCCCGAGACGGCCCAGGGCATCTTCACCAACTTCGCCCAGGTGCAGACCACTTCGCGCCGCAAGCCGCCGTTCGGCATCGCCCAGATGGGCAAGTCGTTCCGCAACGAGATCACGCCGGGCAACTTCATCTTCCGCACCCGCGAGTTCGAGCAGATGGAGATGGAGTTCTTCGTCAAGCCGGGCGAGGACGAGCAGTGGCAGGAATACTGGATGGAGCAGCGCTGGAACTGGTACACGGGCCTCGGCCTGCGCACCGAGAACATGCGCTGGTACGACCACCCGAAGGAGAAGCTCTCCCACTACTCGAAGCGGACCGCGGACATCGAGTACCGCTTCCAGTTCGGTGGCAGTGAGTGGGGCGAGCTGGAGGGTGTCGCCAACCGCACGGACTACGACCTCGGCGCGCACGCCAAGGCGTCCGGCCAGGACCTCTCCTACTTCGACCAGGAGGCCGGGGAGCGCTGGACGCCGTACGTCATCGAGCCGGCGGCGGGTGTCGGCCGCACCATGCTGGCCTTCCTGCTCGACGCGTACGTCGAGGACGAGGCGCCCAACGCCAAGGGCAAGATGGAGAAGCGCACGGTGCTGCGCCTCGACCACCGTCTCGCCCCGGTGAAGGTGGCCGTGCTGCCGCTGTCCCGCAACCCGGAGCTGTCGCCGAAGGCCAAGGGCCTCGCGCAGGCGCTGCGGCAGAACTGGAACATCGACTTCGACGACGCGGGCGCCATCGGCCGCCGCTACCGCCGTCAGGACGAGATCGGTACGCCGTTCTGCGTGACCGTCGACTTCGACACCCTCGAGGACAACGCGGTCACCGTGCGCGAGCGCGACACGATGAAGCAGGAGCGGGTCTCCCTCGACCAGATCGAGGGCTACCTGGCGCAGCGCCTGCTGGGCTGCTGACCCGGGCCGCCGTCGCCGTCCCGGGGGCCCCGCCCCCGGATTCCCGGCCCGCGCCCGCCCACCGTCCGATCCCGTCGGCCGGTGGGCGGGCGCTTTCGTGTCTGTGGTGCCTCAACGCCCTTGCAGCGCCTTGACGTTGTCGCCGAAGGTCCAGTTCTTCGAGCCGTCCCAGTTGAGCGACCAGTCCATCAGGCCCTTGAGCGAGGTGCCGTAGTGCCGCCACGCCTGGGAGACCAGGGACGGGGACATGTAGCCGCCGCCCGCGCCGGGCTGGGCGGGCAGCCCCGGGACCTGCTTGTCGTAGGGCACCTTCACGGTCGTGCCCTGTACCACCAGGCCCTTGTTCAGGCAGTCGGTCTGGGCGGTGAAGCCCGCCACCGTGCCGGCCTCGTAGGAGTCGCCGGAGCAGCCGTACATGCTGCCGTTGTAGTACTGCATGTTCAGCCACCACAGCCGGCCGTTGTCCGCGTACTTCTTGATGATCGGCAGGTACGCGCCCCAGATCGAGCCGTAGGTGACGCTGCCGCCGGTGACGTACGCCGTCTCCGGGGCCATCGTCAGCCCGAAGCCGGCCGGCATCTGCGCGAGGACGCCGTCGATGATCCGGACCAGGTTGGCCTGGGACGTGGACAGTTGACCGATGTTCCCGCTGCCCGTCAGACCGGTCTCGATGTCGATGTCGATGCCGTCGAAGTTGTACTTCTTCAGGATCGGTACGACGGTCGAGACGAACTTGTCCGCGACCGCGGTGGAGTTGAGGTCGATGCCGGCCGCCGCGCCCCCGATGGAGAGCAGGACCGTCTCGCCGGACGCCTTCGCCGCGCACATCTCCGCGGGCGTGGGCACCTTCACCCCGGTGTCCATGCCGTCCTCCCACAGCGCCGTGCCGTCGGAGCGGATCACCGGGAAGGCCGCGTCCAGGACGTTGTAACCGTGCGCGGGGATACGGGAGTCGGTGACCGGGGTCCAGCCGAAGGGCGGGTGCACCCCGTTGGCGGCGCCGTCCCAGTTCTCCCAGTAGCCCTGGAGCACCTTGCCCGCCGGGCGGGACTTCACCGCGCAGGTGTCGGCGGCCGAGGCGGGGTGCGCGGCGGGGAGCTGGGTGAGACAGGCGGTCGCGAGGGCGGCGGCGAGCAGGGACAGCGGGCGGCGGAGCATCAGGGCCTCCTGGTGGGGTGCAGTGAGGTACCGGATGGACGTGTCCTGTTCATGACCATGCTGTGGTCCAGACCTTTCGTCAAGAGGTCTGGACCAAGTCGGCCCGCGCCGGACGGCGGGAGTGGTGACAGGTATGGAATGACAGATATTGAAATCTGTCAGCTGTCATGTCATGCTGAATCCATGACGACGACACCGCACACCCGAAACCTCGGCACCACCGGCCCGCGGGTCTCCGCCCTCGGCCTCGGCTGCATGGGCATGTCCGCGCTGTACGGCGACGCCGACCGCGCCGAGTCCCTCGCGACCGTCCACGCCGCCCTGGAGGCGGGCGTGACCCTGCTGGACACCGGCGACTTCTACGCCATGGGGCACAACGAGACGCTGGTCGGCGAGGCCCTGCGCACCGCGCCCGCCGCACTGCGCGAACAGGCCCTGGTCAGCGTGAAGTTCGGCGCCCTGCGCGACCCGGAGGGCAACTGGTCCGGCTACGACGGCCGGCCCGCCGCCGTGAAGAACTTCGCCGCCTACTCCCTCCAGCGCCTCGGCGTCGACCACATCGACGTCTACCGGATCGCCCGCCTCGACCCGGACGTCCCGATCGAGGAGACCGTCGGCGCCATCGCCGAACTGATCGAGAAGGGATACGTCCGCCATGTCGGCCTCAGCGAGGTCGGCGCCGAGACGATCCGCCGGGCCGCCGCCACCGCGCCGGTCTCCGACCTCCAGATCGAGTACTCGCTCATCTCCCGGGGCATCGAGCGGGACATCCTGCCGACCACCCGTGAGCTGGGCATCGGCATCACCGCCTACGGCGTGCTCTCCCGGGGCCTGATCTCCGGCCACTTCACCCGGGACCGGCAGCTCGCGGCCGGCGACTTCCGCGCCCACTCGCCGCGTTTCCAGGGCGAGAACCTCCGGCACAACCTGAACCTGGTGGACGCGCTGCGCGAGATCGCCGACCGCAAGGGCGCCACCGTGGCGCAGACCGCCATCGCCTGGGTGCTCTCCCGCGGCGAGGACATCGTGCCGCTGGTCGGCGCCCGCACCCGGGAGCGGCTGACCGAGTCGCTCGGCGCCCTCGACGTGACGCTGGACGCGGCCGACCTGGCGGCGATCGAGGAGGCCGTACCCGCGGACGCGGCGGCCGGCGACCGCTACCCGAGCGCGCAGATGGCACACCTCGACAGCGAGCGCTGATCCGGGCGCCGGGTACGGTCTAGGCATGGCATCGACCAGCGAGACCCTGACCGCCGAGCGCATTCTGGCGGCGACCGAGGACGTGCTGCGCCGGCACGGCCCGGCCAAGGCCACCGTCGTGGACGTGGCCCGCGCGCTCGGCGTCAGCCACGGCAGTGTCTACCGGCACTTCCGTACCAAGGCCGCGCTGCGCGAGGCGGTCACCAAGCGCTGGCTGGACCGGACCTCCGAGAAGCTCGCCGTGATCGCCGCCGCGAGCGAGCGGGACCCCGAGGCCCGGCTGCGGGACTGGCTCGCCGCGCTGTTCGAGGCCAAGCGGCACAAGGCGGGCGACGACCCGGAGCTGTTCGCCACGTACACCGTGCTGACGGACGAGAACGGCGCGGTCGTCGGCGAGCACATAGCCGAGCTGACCGCGCAGCTGACCGTGATCCTCACGCAAGGGGCCGGGTCGGGCACCTTCTCGGTGCCCGACCCGGCCGCCGCGGCCCGAGCCGTCTTCCAGGCCACCGGCCGCTTCCACGATCCCTGCTATGCGCGGGAGTGGACGCTGCCCGGTGTCGGCGAGGAGTTCACGGCCGTCGTGGACCTGTTGGTGCGGGGTCTGCGCTGACGCCGGTGACCGGCGTCAGCTGACCTTCACGCTGACCGGCGAGGACATGACCTTGCCGTCCTTCGTCACCACACGCACCGTCTCGTTGCCCTTGGCGGTGAAGGCGCGGCGGATGGTGAAGGTGCCGTTCCGGTTGACGGCGGTGGTGGACCGCAGCGTGGTCCACTTGCCGTTCATCCGGTGCTGGAGGACCAGCGTGGTGCCGGCCTTCACGCCCTTGACGCGACCGGCGAAGGCCACGGACTCGCCGTGCTTCACGGTCTTGTGGGAGGCCGCGACGGTGATGGAGCCCGCGGCGGTGGTCACCGCGGCGGTCTTCGGCATCGCCTTCTTGGTCGCCGAGCGGGTCGGCATCGGTTTCGGCTTCATCGTCGCCGTGCGCGTGGGCATCGGCTTCTTGGTCGTGGTCACCTTCGGGCTGGGGGCGCTGGTCGCCGCGGCGGCTCCGGCCGTACCGCCGGAGAGCAGCGCCACGGACAGTACGCCGGCGCCCAGAGCACGCCCGTAGCGGTGGTGGCGGAGTACGGAGGTCATGGTTATCTCCTGTCGCTCGATCGTTCGCTCGATCGGACGTAACCCAGGCTGACCCGACTTCGCTCCGTCGGCCACTCGAAGCGCTGCGTAACCGCCCCTGGTGATCTATGAAAGCGCAGGTCAGCGGCGCATTGCGACAGTTTTCTCGATCCCCTCAGCCCACCCGCCTCGGCAGCCGCAGCCCCAGCACCCCCGTCAGCACGATCCCCGCCAGCTGCGTGAGCAGCGTGACGACCAGCGCCTCACGCATCCCCACGTGCGGCACCAGCGTGAGGAACAGCGTCCCCAGCGTCGCCACCCCGAGCGCCAGCCCCGACTGCTGCGTGGTGACCAGCACCCCGCCGCCCACACCGGCGCGCGCCGCGGGCACCTCGGACAGCACCAGCCGCATCACATTGGGGAGTTGGAGCGCCTGACCGGCGCCGGCCACCGCCACTCCCGGCAGCAGCGCGGCGACACTCACCTGCGGCCAGTCGCGCCACACGGTCGCCGCGATCAGCAGCACACCGACGCCCTGCACGGCGGACCCGACCGGTATCACCCGGGTGCCGAACCGCCCCATCAGCCGCGGGCCCGCGAGCGACACGAACAGGAACACCACGGCCATCGGCGCGAGCGCCAGCCCCGCCGGCACCGGGCCCAGCCGCGCCCCCTCCTGGAGCGCCAGCGCGATCACGAACATGAACCCGCTGAAGCCGACCGAGAACGGCACGATCAGCACCAGCCCGCGGCGCAGCGAGGCCGGCCGCAGCAGGCTCGGCGGCACCAGGGGAGTGCGCCCCGCCCGGTCCGCCCGCCGCTCCACCAGCCAGAACCCGGCCGCCGCGAACGGGAACGCGGCCAGCGACAGCCAGGTCCACAGCGGCCAGCCCGCCGCCCGGCCCTCGGTGAGCGGCGCGAGCAGCGTCAGCAGGGACACCGCGAGCAGCACGGTGCCGGGGCCGTCGACGGGCTCCGGGTGCCGCGAACGGGTCTCCGGTACGAGTCGTACGGCCAGCACCAGGCCCAGCGCGACCACCGGCACATTGACCAGGAACACCGACCGCCAGCCGCTGCCGGCGATGTCGGCGGCGACCAGCACCCCGCCGAGCACCTGCCCGGCCACCATGGACAGTCCGGCCGTGGCGCCGTACAAGCTCATCGCCTTGGCGCGGCGCGCGCCCTGGGTGGCGGACTGGATGGTGGCGAGCACCTGCGGCAGCATCGCCGCCGCCGCGGCACCCTGCGCCACCCGCGCGGCCACCAGGCTCCACGCGTCCGGCGCCAGGCCGCAGGCCAGCGAGGTCAGCCCGAAGGCCGCCATGCCGCCGAGGAACAGCCGGCGGCGCCCGAACAGGTCCCCGAGCCGGCCGCCGAGCACGAGCAGCACGGCGTAGGCGACGCCGTACCCCGCCACGACCAGCTCCAGCACGGCCTCGCCCGCGTGCAGATCGGTGCCCATGGTCGGCAGGGCGACATTGACGATGAAGAAGTCGACCAGCGGCAGCGCCGCGGCCAGCAGAACGGTGAACAGCCCGGGGCCGCCGAGCACGGGCGCTGCGGCGGCCGCCCGGCGGGCGGCGGTGACGGTGACGGTCTCACTCATGACACCGAGCCTGCGCCGCGGCCCAGACGGGTACCAGAGTGTTCTCATCCTGGTACCAGGAGTACCTGGAAACAGGCTGACCGGCACGGCACCCTGGAGGGCATGGCCACCATGACGACCACCGCACCCGGTCTCGGGAGCGCCGCGGGCGGCGCGGAGATCCGGCGCCACGAACTGGCCGCCTTCCTGCGCAGCCGGCGCGAGCGCATCAGCCCCGAGCAGGTCGGCCTGCCGCGCGGCCCCCGCCGCCGGACGCCGGGGCTGCGCCGCGAGGAGGTGGCGCACCTGTCCGCGGTCGGCGTCACCTGGTACACGTGGCTGGAACAGGCGCGTGCCATCCAGGTCTCCGTACAGGTCCTGGACGCCCTCGCGCGCACCCTGCGGCTCGACGCCAGCGAGCGTGCCCATCTGTTCCAGCTGGCCGGCGCCAACGACCCGACGCCGGGGGCCCGTTGCCCGAGCGTGACGCCCGCGCTGCGCGAGATGCTGGACCGGCTCGGGCCGATCCCCGCCGCCGTGCAGAACAGCCGGTACGACATCCTCGCCTACAACCGCCCCTACGCCCTCCTCATGGGCGCCGACCTGGACGAGATCCCGCCCGAGGACCGCAACTGCGTCCTGCTCGCCTACACCGACCCCCACTGGCGGGCCGCGATCGTAAATTTGGAGGAGACCCAGCGGCTGATGGCCGCCCGGCTGCGGGCCGCCCTCGCCGGTCATCTGGGCGAGCCCGCCTGGAAGATGCTGCTCAAACGCCTGGAGGAATCACCGGAGTTCCGGGAGAACTGGGAGCGCTACGAGGTGGTCGGGCACCGCTCCAAGACCAAGGAGTTCGTCAACCCCCAGGTGGGACACCTGACGTTGGAGCACACCGATCTGTGGCTGGCCCCCGAACTGGGCGGCCGGATGGTGACGTACACGCCCAAGAACGAGGAGACGCGCGAGCGGCTGGAGCGGCTCCACCGGCTGGCGCGGGGGAGCTGATCAGTCCGCCGCGTACGGGTGCGGCTTCGGTAAAAGATTCGAAATCTACAGTTCAACAGGGTTGTCCTGTGCATGACTTGCTCGATGGGATGCGCGAGACCACTTCGGTCGACACCAGACCTCTCAGGGGAT comes from the Streptomyces sp. SUK 48 genome and includes:
- a CDS encoding metal ABC transporter ATP-binding protein, with the protein product METHGEPVISLRGVRADLGGRPVLRGIDLTVGSGEVVALLGANGSGKSTAIRTIIGQVPLADGAIELFGTPRRAFRDWSRVGYVPQRTTAAGGVPATVTEIVSSGRLARTRFGPFRRADRDAVREALEHVGMADRARDSVNALSGGQHQRVLIARALVARPELLIMDEPMAGVDLASQEILARTLKTQVEAGTTVLLVLHELGPLEPLIDRAVVLRDGCVLHDGPPPRAVGQHALPGHDHVHPHAPAGAEPIRTGLLS
- a CDS encoding metal ABC transporter substrate-binding protein, whose protein sequence is MNIRGRLIPAAALTAVTALGLGTLSGCSGSGTAATGDGRLDVIASFYPMSFLAERIGGDHVHVTSLTTPGQEPHDLEISPKQIAAIDDADAVLYLKNLQPSVDAAVAQSSVRTKVDAASLVSMEAHGNEVGGHAAAHDTGKGEESAGRDPHIWLDPVRYAQVAQGVGKALEKADPRHAADYRKNTAALVGQLGDLDRRFRTGLAHTESKVFITTHAAFGYLAERYGLTEEAINGLDPDSEPSAARVRDLERLAKADHVSTVFYETLVSDKTAKTIAHDADLKTDVLDPIEGITGKSRGKDYFSVQNANLKALQKALGTK
- a CDS encoding glycine--tRNA ligase, which encodes MAADKIDTIVSLSKRRGFVFPCSEIYGGQRAAWDYGPLGVELKENIKRQWWRYMVTSREDVVGIDSSVILAPEVWVASGHVATFTDPLTECTACHKRFRADHLEESYEEKKGHAPANGLADINCPNCGNKGQFTEPKQFSGLLSTHLGPTQDSGSVAYLRPETAQGIFTNFAQVQTTSRRKPPFGIAQMGKSFRNEITPGNFIFRTREFEQMEMEFFVKPGEDEQWQEYWMEQRWNWYTGLGLRTENMRWYDHPKEKLSHYSKRTADIEYRFQFGGSEWGELEGVANRTDYDLGAHAKASGQDLSYFDQEAGERWTPYVIEPAAGVGRTMLAFLLDAYVEDEAPNAKGKMEKRTVLRLDHRLAPVKVAVLPLSRNPELSPKAKGLAQALRQNWNIDFDDAGAIGRRYRRQDEIGTPFCVTVDFDTLEDNAVTVRERDTMKQERVSLDQIEGYLAQRLLGC
- a CDS encoding chitinase, whose translation is MLRRPLSLLAAALATACLTQLPAAHPASAADTCAVKSRPAGKVLQGYWENWDGAANGVHPPFGWTPVTDSRIPAHGYNVLDAAFPVIRSDGTALWEDGMDTGVKVPTPAEMCAAKASGETVLLSIGGAAAGIDLNSTAVADKFVSTVVPILKKYNFDGIDIDIETGLTGSGNIGQLSTSQANLVRIIDGVLAQMPAGFGLTMAPETAYVTGGSVTYGSIWGAYLPIIKKYADNGRLWWLNMQYYNGSMYGCSGDSYEAGTVAGFTAQTDCLNKGLVVQGTTVKVPYDKQVPGLPAQPGAGGGYMSPSLVSQAWRHYGTSLKGLMDWSLNWDGSKNWTFGDNVKALQGR
- a CDS encoding aldo/keto reductase → MTTTPHTRNLGTTGPRVSALGLGCMGMSALYGDADRAESLATVHAALEAGVTLLDTGDFYAMGHNETLVGEALRTAPAALREQALVSVKFGALRDPEGNWSGYDGRPAAVKNFAAYSLQRLGVDHIDVYRIARLDPDVPIEETVGAIAELIEKGYVRHVGLSEVGAETIRRAAATAPVSDLQIEYSLISRGIERDILPTTRELGIGITAYGVLSRGLISGHFTRDRQLAAGDFRAHSPRFQGENLRHNLNLVDALREIADRKGATVAQTAIAWVLSRGEDIVPLVGARTRERLTESLGALDVTLDAADLAAIEEAVPADAAAGDRYPSAQMAHLDSER
- a CDS encoding TetR family transcriptional regulator — encoded protein: MASTSETLTAERILAATEDVLRRHGPAKATVVDVARALGVSHGSVYRHFRTKAALREAVTKRWLDRTSEKLAVIAAASERDPEARLRDWLAALFEAKRHKAGDDPELFATYTVLTDENGAVVGEHIAELTAQLTVILTQGAGSGTFSVPDPAAAARAVFQATGRFHDPCYAREWTLPGVGEEFTAVVDLLVRGLR
- a CDS encoding MFS transporter, with the protein product MSETVTVTAARRAAAAAPVLGGPGLFTVLLAAALPLVDFFIVNVALPTMGTDLHAGEAVLELVVAGYGVAYAVLLVLGGRLGDLFGRRRLFLGGMAAFGLTSLACGLAPDAWSLVAARVAQGAAAAAMLPQVLATIQSATQGARRAKAMSLYGATAGLSMVAGQVLGGVLVAADIAGSGWRSVFLVNVPVVALGLVLAVRLVPETRSRHPEPVDGPGTVLLAVSLLTLLAPLTEGRAAGWPLWTWLSLAAFPFAAAGFWLVERRADRAGRTPLVPPSLLRPASLRRGLVLIVPFSVGFSGFMFVIALALQEGARLGPVPAGLALAPMAVVFLFVSLAGPRLMGRFGTRVIPVGSAVQGVGVLLIAATVWRDWPQVSVAALLPGVAVAGAGQALQLPNVMRLVLSEVPAARAGVGGGVLVTTQQSGLALGVATLGTLFLTLVPHVGMREALVVTLLTQLAGIVLTGVLGLRLPRRVG
- a CDS encoding helix-turn-helix transcriptional regulator; the protein is MATMTTTAPGLGSAAGGAEIRRHELAAFLRSRRERISPEQVGLPRGPRRRTPGLRREEVAHLSAVGVTWYTWLEQARAIQVSVQVLDALARTLRLDASERAHLFQLAGANDPTPGARCPSVTPALREMLDRLGPIPAAVQNSRYDILAYNRPYALLMGADLDEIPPEDRNCVLLAYTDPHWRAAIVNLEETQRLMAARLRAALAGHLGEPAWKMLLKRLEESPEFRENWERYEVVGHRSKTKEFVNPQVGHLTLEHTDLWLAPELGGRMVTYTPKNEETRERLERLHRLARGS